One stretch of Deinococcus ruber DNA includes these proteins:
- a CDS encoding APC family permease has translation MSVPTSSKLGLWGVIMVIYFTVAGGAFGIEGLVANSAPGMAIILILVTPFIWSVPTVLMVTELATAMPVAGGYYAWVKRGLGPFWGFLQAWTSWLYGLVIAASFAVLFATYTSSFLTQAFGNDVLDHSALLKWLVSAVLIAVFVFLNIRGAHAVGDSSKLFAVMVFAPFIVMIVLALVHWLAHPVAFWLPVTPPKTGLVSAFGLGLFVVMYNFLGWDGISTILGEIENPLKVIPRAMRIALPIIILAYLLPVLAGLSAGVDWTTWGDAAGFPELAAAIGGRWLGIWMAIGGMFCAAGLFNAMILTNSRIPFSLAADKYLPQGLTAQHSVHGTPFVSIIVCAVIYAVLSLQTFSSLLNVTVVLYGVSLLLQFAALIALRIREPRMRRPFKIPGGLPVVVILALLPAVILVLAVVTTLQDPDAGPPLLKLALPLLVAGPLLFLLTRAVFKRGAPDVHVPIEYDEAVV, from the coding sequence TTGTCCGTTCCTACCAGCAGCAAACTCGGTCTGTGGGGCGTCATCATGGTCATCTATTTCACGGTGGCCGGGGGTGCGTTCGGCATCGAAGGGCTGGTCGCCAACAGTGCGCCGGGCATGGCGATCATCCTGATTCTGGTCACGCCGTTCATCTGGAGCGTGCCCACCGTGCTGATGGTGACGGAACTCGCCACTGCCATGCCCGTGGCGGGCGGGTATTACGCCTGGGTCAAGCGGGGGCTGGGGCCGTTCTGGGGCTTCTTGCAGGCCTGGACGAGCTGGCTGTACGGCCTGGTCATCGCGGCGAGTTTCGCGGTGCTGTTTGCCACCTACACCAGCAGCTTTCTGACGCAGGCGTTCGGCAACGACGTCCTCGATCACAGCGCCCTGCTGAAATGGCTGGTGTCTGCCGTGCTGATCGCCGTCTTCGTCTTCCTGAACATTCGCGGCGCACACGCGGTCGGAGACAGCAGCAAGCTGTTCGCGGTCATGGTCTTCGCGCCCTTCATTGTGATGATCGTGCTGGCGCTTGTTCACTGGCTAGCGCATCCGGTCGCCTTCTGGCTGCCGGTCACGCCGCCCAAAACCGGGCTGGTCAGTGCCTTCGGGCTGGGCCTGTTCGTGGTGATGTACAACTTTCTCGGATGGGACGGCATCAGCACCATTCTGGGTGAGATCGAGAATCCGCTGAAGGTGATTCCCAGGGCCATGCGAATCGCGCTGCCGATCATTATCCTGGCATACCTGTTGCCGGTGCTGGCAGGGCTTTCGGCAGGTGTGGACTGGACGACCTGGGGCGATGCGGCGGGCTTTCCCGAACTCGCGGCGGCTATCGGGGGGCGCTGGCTGGGCATCTGGATGGCGATTGGCGGGATGTTCTGCGCGGCGGGCCTGTTCAACGCCATGATTCTGACCAACAGCCGCATCCCCTTTTCGCTCGCCGCCGACAAATATCTCCCGCAGGGGCTGACTGCGCAGCACAGCGTACACGGCACACCGTTCGTCTCGATCATCGTCTGCGCGGTCATTTACGCCGTGCTGTCACTTCAGACGTTCAGCTCTCTGCTGAATGTGACGGTGGTGCTGTACGGCGTGTCGCTGCTGCTCCAGTTTGCCGCCCTGATCGCCCTGAGAATCAGAGAACCGCGCATGCGCCGCCCCTTCAAAATTCCCGGTGGGCTGCCGGTGGTGGTGATCTTGGCGCTGCTGCCAGCCGTTATTCTGGTGTTGGCAGTGGTCACGACCCTGCAAGACCCCGACGCAGGCCCCCCGCTGCTGAAGCTGGCGCTGCCCCTGCTGGTGGCCGGGCCGCTGCTGTTCCTGCTGACCCGTGCGGTGTTCAAACGTGGCGCACCCGATGTACACGTGCCCATCGAATACGACGAAGCGGTGGTGTAA